In Paenibacillus sp. 1781tsa1, one DNA window encodes the following:
- a CDS encoding YhgE/Pip domain-containing protein, whose protein sequence is MKGIIRTSLLFLKNGATIVGLITAVLFQVFFNIIWLSGYDRVNERMTELAVTIVNEDGVAAEPVAESLAAGLDFEIIPSESMEEARQLLTDREVYMIIEIPSGFMQQTGDLSKTVAVNYVMNESNVATVKSVMQNVAAQVTATLNREVQQNSIRGVLNQSGMPADQADGLALGLSSRVEAEVVRLNPVDNFSFSMVPMLIVTATFTGAMLLGMNLQKVSGELSGRAGKWERFWARNIVNLGAAFIVSLVGSGMMQIMGVSSADGWFMLWLFQLLITISFLFMAQLSLQLLGNAGAWLNSALLPLLMLSSGSTIPRDVMPEFYQFIGHYLPATYAVEGMMNLVLGGNGIGRDAMLLAVIGGVTLTLGALCTWIRRSGPARSEPRRENQPVAVPVALKATVSSSDH, encoded by the coding sequence GCTTAGCGGATACGATCGGGTTAATGAAAGAATGACTGAGTTGGCTGTCACGATCGTGAATGAAGATGGGGTGGCAGCTGAGCCAGTGGCGGAGTCTTTGGCAGCAGGGCTGGATTTCGAGATCATACCATCCGAATCGATGGAAGAAGCGAGACAACTGTTAACGGACAGGGAAGTATACATGATCATTGAGATTCCATCCGGTTTTATGCAGCAGACAGGAGACTTGTCGAAGACGGTGGCAGTCAATTATGTGATGAACGAATCGAACGTGGCTACCGTGAAAAGTGTGATGCAGAACGTAGCCGCACAGGTTACAGCGACATTGAATCGTGAAGTACAACAGAATAGCATTCGCGGAGTGCTGAATCAGTCCGGTATGCCTGCCGATCAGGCCGATGGGTTGGCGCTGGGGTTATCCTCACGCGTGGAGGCTGAGGTGGTGCGACTAAACCCTGTTGATAATTTTTCCTTTTCCATGGTACCGATGTTGATTGTAACGGCTACGTTTACCGGAGCGATGTTGCTTGGCATGAATCTGCAGAAAGTTTCTGGTGAATTGAGTGGCAGGGCAGGGAAGTGGGAGCGCTTCTGGGCACGTAACATCGTTAATCTTGGTGCGGCATTTATCGTTTCGCTCGTTGGATCGGGGATGATGCAAATTATGGGGGTATCGTCAGCAGACGGTTGGTTCATGTTATGGCTGTTCCAGTTACTAATCACCATATCTTTTCTATTCATGGCTCAGTTGAGCCTGCAGTTGCTTGGCAATGCTGGGGCTTGGTTAAACAGTGCTCTGTTGCCTCTATTGATGCTGTCCTCGGGATCAACGATTCCGCGAGATGTAATGCCTGAGTTCTACCAATTTATCGGTCATTATCTGCCAGCGACTTATGCCGTAGAGGGGATGATGAACCTTGTGCTCGGAGGAAACGGGATCGGCCGAGATGCGATGTTGCTCGCCGTAATCGGCGGAGTAACACTGACTTTGGGTGCACTTTGCACCTGGATCAGACGCTCCGGCCCGGCACGTTCTGAACCTCGTAGGGAGAACCAGCCTGTTGCTGTGCCGGTCGCTCTAAAAGCAACCGTTTCGTCATCTGATCATTGA
- a CDS encoding PadR family transcriptional regulator — protein MNTQHVILGILHNQPSSGYEIKQYFEQYFSFFFDASFGTIYPTLAKMEKSGLLTKESVKQEGKPDKNVYSLTPEGAAQFHAYLMSPLEAEVFRSDFLMRLYFGELADEDTVTGWISTQLKRKEMLYAELQRQMEEFGERISPAQRLCLQVGLVQYEATIQLLKEQLVQAE, from the coding sequence ATGAACACGCAGCATGTCATCCTCGGAATACTGCACAATCAGCCAAGTTCCGGATACGAGATCAAGCAGTACTTTGAACAATATTTTTCATTTTTCTTTGATGCCAGCTTTGGCACCATATATCCTACACTTGCGAAGATGGAAAAGTCAGGATTGCTGACTAAGGAATCAGTGAAGCAGGAAGGGAAACCTGATAAGAACGTGTATTCATTGACCCCTGAAGGAGCAGCGCAATTTCACGCCTATTTAATGAGTCCTTTGGAAGCTGAGGTATTTCGTTCTGATTTTCTGATGCGTTTGTACTTCGGAGAGTTGGCGGATGAAGATACCGTAACGGGGTGGATCTCGACCCAGTTGAAGCGAAAGGAAATGTTATATGCTGAACTTCAGCGCCAGATGGAAGAATTCGGTGAGCGTATTTCTCCTGCACAGCGTCTGTGTCTGCAAGTGGGGCTTGTACAATATGAGGCTACCATCCAGTTGCTCAAGGAACAGCTGGTTCAGGCAGAATAA
- a CDS encoding response regulator transcription factor, translating to MKTKLLYIEDDTEIATWVRADLEERGYEVVWLGSGEGAAEAAVGCSLIILDVMLPGLDGFTVGQRLKKEHPAVPIVMLSARTSIDDKLHGLDFADDYVTKPFHPDELAARIEVQLRKAGTAVSSDTALKLDHLSIYEKDNRIVNEETGDEIVLSGKQFHIFAYLLRHMGMIRTKEQIYEAVWNEPYLDGDKTLMVHIRHLREKLELDPANPVVIQTVRGVGYRVKKP from the coding sequence ATGAAAACCAAACTGTTATATATTGAAGATGATACGGAAATTGCGACTTGGGTCAGAGCCGATCTGGAGGAGCGCGGTTATGAGGTGGTATGGCTCGGTAGTGGTGAAGGTGCAGCGGAGGCTGCTGTTGGTTGCTCACTCATTATTCTGGATGTCATGCTGCCCGGGCTGGATGGATTTACGGTGGGCCAGCGACTGAAAAAAGAACATCCCGCCGTGCCCATTGTCATGCTCTCGGCCAGAACGTCCATTGACGACAAGTTGCATGGTCTCGATTTTGCCGATGACTATGTGACGAAACCATTTCACCCCGATGAACTGGCTGCCCGGATTGAGGTCCAACTGCGTAAGGCGGGAACTGCGGTCTCATCGGATACAGCTCTGAAGCTGGATCACCTCTCCATCTATGAGAAAGATAACCGCATCGTCAATGAGGAGACGGGGGATGAGATTGTTTTATCGGGAAAACAGTTCCACATCTTCGCCTACCTGCTGCGACATATGGGCATGATTCGAACCAAAGAGCAGATCTATGAAGCCGTCTGGAACGAGCCCTATCTGGATGGAGACAAGACTTTGATGGTACATATTCGACATCTACGCGAGAAGCTGGAACTTGATCCGGCCAATCCGGTCGTTATTCAGACAGTCCGCGGTGTGGGATATCGCGTGAAGAAGCCATGA
- a CDS encoding alpha-glycosidase, giving the protein MLLEAIYHQPKRNWAYAYDQDTIHLRLRAKKNDLTEVHALTGDKYAWDATKALVPLTKFTSDSMFDYYEGEVKPPYHRLKYSFLLKNGDEQIWMTETDFQEEEPDDPGRMFQFPYIHAGAVFTPPAWVKDAVFYQIFPERFANGNPDISPEKVEPWGGEPTPFNFFGGDLQGVIDHLDYISDLGINAIYFTPIFEATTNHKYDTEDYLRVDRHFGDADTVKRLVELCHARGIRVLLDAVFNHSGKTFAPFVDVQKNGEQSKYKDWFHVHEFPLDVKDGIPTYETFGFEAHMPKLNTENPEVKAYLLEVAEYWIKEVGADGWRLDVADEVDDAFWRDFRRVVKAANPDAYILGEVWNESSSWLQGDQFDASMNYPFTDAVNAFFVKNTMHAEQFANSIGRQLSRYPLQASEVAFNLLDSHDTPRLLTLCEGDQRKMKLAALFQFSYMGAPCIYYGDEIGMDGEHDPGCRKCMEWDEAKQDRELFDFYQKLISLRHAHPALRAEGTVRFLQARPDGSQLVFERQNEEERILILFNRSEETAIVELESGDGDWTELFGGNHRTAKDDGVLAIELPAYGYAVLSTSLT; this is encoded by the coding sequence ATGCTGTTGGAAGCCATCTATCATCAACCGAAACGCAATTGGGCCTATGCCTATGACCAAGATACAATCCATCTGCGTCTGCGCGCCAAAAAGAATGATCTGACCGAGGTACATGCCCTGACCGGAGATAAATATGCGTGGGATGCAACCAAAGCGCTGGTTCCCTTAACGAAGTTCACCTCTGACTCCATGTTCGATTACTACGAGGGCGAGGTGAAACCTCCCTACCACCGACTGAAGTACTCTTTTCTGCTCAAAAACGGAGACGAACAGATCTGGATGACCGAGACGGACTTCCAAGAAGAGGAACCAGATGATCCGGGTCGTATGTTCCAGTTCCCATATATTCATGCAGGAGCTGTATTCACACCCCCTGCATGGGTTAAGGATGCCGTGTTCTATCAGATTTTCCCTGAACGATTCGCGAACGGCAACCCGGATATTAGTCCGGAAAAGGTGGAACCGTGGGGTGGCGAGCCAACCCCTTTCAATTTCTTTGGCGGTGACCTTCAGGGCGTGATCGACCATCTGGATTATATCAGCGATCTTGGCATTAATGCGATCTACTTCACCCCCATCTTCGAAGCCACCACCAACCACAAATACGATACCGAAGACTACCTGCGGGTAGATCGGCATTTTGGTGACGCAGATACCGTGAAGAGACTGGTCGAGCTGTGCCATGCACGTGGAATTCGCGTATTGCTGGATGCTGTGTTCAACCATTCCGGGAAGACGTTTGCGCCGTTTGTGGATGTTCAGAAGAACGGAGAACAATCCAAATACAAGGACTGGTTCCATGTACATGAATTCCCGCTGGACGTGAAAGACGGCATTCCTACGTATGAGACCTTCGGATTCGAAGCACACATGCCTAAGTTGAATACGGAGAATCCCGAGGTTAAGGCATATCTGCTGGAGGTTGCCGAGTACTGGATCAAGGAAGTGGGTGCGGACGGATGGCGGCTGGATGTTGCCGACGAAGTGGATGATGCCTTCTGGCGTGATTTCCGCCGTGTAGTCAAAGCCGCTAATCCGGATGCCTATATTCTGGGCGAAGTATGGAACGAGTCCTCCTCTTGGCTTCAAGGCGACCAGTTCGATGCGTCCATGAACTATCCGTTTACCGATGCCGTGAATGCTTTCTTTGTGAAAAACACAATGCACGCCGAACAGTTCGCGAACTCCATCGGTCGGCAATTATCCCGTTACCCGCTTCAGGCCAGCGAAGTAGCATTCAACTTGCTGGACAGCCACGATACCCCGCGGCTTCTCACGCTGTGTGAAGGCGACCAGCGCAAGATGAAGCTGGCTGCGTTATTCCAGTTCAGTTACATGGGCGCGCCGTGCATCTACTACGGAGACGAGATTGGAATGGACGGCGAGCATGATCCGGGCTGCCGTAAATGCATGGAATGGGATGAAGCGAAGCAGGACCGTGAGCTGTTCGACTTTTATCAGAAACTGATCTCCCTGCGTCATGCTCATCCTGCCCTCCGTGCAGAAGGCACCGTTCGTTTCCTGCAGGCTCGTCCCGATGGCAGCCAATTGGTATTCGAGCGGCAAAATGAGGAGGAACGTATTCTGATTCTGTTCAATCGGTCCGAAGAGACGGCTATTGTCGAACTGGAGTCAGGAGACGGGGATTGGACCGAGCTATTCGGTGGAAACCATCGTACCGCCAAGGATGATGGCGTGCTTGCCATTGAATTACCTGCGTATGGATATGCCGTACTAAGTACTAGTCTCACATAA